The Flammeovirga agarivorans DNA window ATATAGTCTCTGTTGAATTACTATATTGATAGCGATAATGATTCCTGTTCAACTCATGAAACACTTGTAGTTTGGCAGAGTCTACCAAAGCATATTGATGATACAGTTGGGTGTTATAATACCATTTAAATGAACTTACACCATCTGAAAAATAATTGGTAAGCTGTCCTCGACCAAACTTAAATAGATCTTCCAACGAAGTATCGTCATTTACTAAACTTGGAATAGCTAGACCTCCAGATTCTGGTCCTTCATGAAAATACTGATAGAAACTAGCAAGTAGTTTATACTTGTTGTTCTTTGATTCATATCGAGTATTCAAACCAAAACCAGTGTGTTGCTGAGCATTATAAGAGTTGGAGATCTTGTCTCTACCAAGAATATAAGGTTCAGAATACCTTTGGAAAAGTAGACCTACAGCCCAATATGGGTCAATGTTTCTTGCTATTTTACCGCCAATCTTACCACGGTTGTCTTGCCCTACAACTCCATTAAAGTCAGTGACTGGAATATAGGCGTTGTAATACTCCCATGTGTCAAGATTTTGTGCATATAAATCATACCCTGTAATGCCCATCGTTTGGCGAAGGTGACCAACAGGTTGTACCCAATAGCTTTTTAATGGGCTGGCATTATTTCCTAAAGTTTGATTTCTATATCCATTCTGACCATTGATGTCATATCTATGTAAATGTGTATAACTAGAATCCATCATATGTTCTTCAAAATGGATTTTATATACATCTGGCTTGGTTAGATACCAAGTGGTTTGAGGTCCTTTAAGCCATGAACTGTCTTGTTCTAAAGTAACACCTTCTTTGTTAGGTTCTTGTCCTTCTACAGCATCCTCGTCTTTCTCCTCCTCATTTTGAGCATAGGAAAATTGAGAGATGGAAAGCAAGGACAATAATATGAATACAACTTTTTTCAAGATTGCTATAGGTCGTAGATAAAATGGTATAATTACTATATTTTAATCAAAGTTATGCTTAATTGATTATTAATCGGCATGTTTCTTTGAAAAAAGAAGAATGATGTAAAAAAAATACTACTTGAGCCATTCGTACATGTCGTAATGCTCTTTTGTCATTCCCATAGCTTTGTAAGTGGTTTGAGCTCTATCGTTGTTTTTCTCAACATATAGTCTTAAACCTCTTAATTCCTCAGTAGCATCGACCTCATTTTTAACATAGTCGTACATCATTCTGAAGATGCCTTTCCTTCTATATTCCTCAATAACAAATAGAGAGTGAATCCATAAAACATTTCCACATCTCCAATCAGACCATTCATAAAGATTAAGCATTGAAGCGATGCACTTGTCACCGTCCATAACTAAGACATATCTTCCGACACTTTGGTTGTCAATGACATGTTGAACACCTTTTTTTACAGTTTCAAAGTCAAGTTTATAATCTTCCGTTTCCAAAGCCATTTTTACTTGAAAATCGGCTATTGTTTCAATATGTTTTTCGTCTGCTATTATAATGTTATAATTCATCGTCTTCTTCGTTTTTTTCCATTTTTTGTTGAATGCCCCTTCCGTATTCTTCAGAATAGACATAAGTAACTTCTGCACCAAAGAAAGTAATTTGTACAGAGTAAAAAGTCCAAGCCATCACTATAATCAGAGGGGAACCTGCTCCCCAAGAAACAGCAGCACTTGAATTTGACAGGTAATACCTAATGGCATATTGACCACCTTGGAATAGAATGGTAGTTACCAAAGCTCCTACAAAAGCATCCTCCCATTTAATATTTACATCAGGTATATATTTGTAGATTCCTGCGAACAGTATAAATGACATAATTAGAGTAGATAATTGTCTGGTCACCTGAATTAAGTCCAGAGTGGCAATGGGTAACCAATCTCGAATAACTTCAGATAATAAACTTAGTGATGAATCCAATAGGACCAAGAACAAGAATACTGCACCAACAACCAAAAGCATCACAAATGAAATAATTCGATCTAAAATTATATGTTTCAATTGTTGTCTTTCGTGTGGTACTTTCCAGAATTTATTCAAAGCCACTTTTAATGTGTGGAATGATAATGTCGAAGTGAAAATCAAGGTGCCTATACTGATAGCAGTGGAAACTGTGCTATCAATCTCTAATTTGTCTAAGCTATTAATCATTGATTCTAATTGTTTTGCAACAACATCACCAGAGACTAAAGCAATTTCTTCTATCATATCTTCTTTGATTTGCTCTTCATCAAAGAAAGTACTCATCCAAGTATAAATGAGGTTTAAACCAGCGGGTAAGGAGATAATGGTATAATAGGCCAAAGACGCACCATAAATGTACGCATGGTCATAATTGAATTCTTTCCAAGCAATACCAATTATTTTTAAAGCCCTAAGTATGACTCTTCCTAAGTAATACCTTCGAATCTTTTTTTGTAGTGCTTTAATTTTTTTATAGTTTAAAAAGTGATAGAAAACTTCGAATAATAATAAGGTTTTGAGCCATTGAAGGGAAAAACATTATTATTGTAAATGCAAAAATACAATTTTAATTAAAATTGACAGATATATATCCTATTTTGCATAAACATTTGAATACTTTTTTAAGCTTTCAATTGAGACTAAAATGAGAAAATTTTTGGTATCGGTTTTACTTTTGATACTATCTAATTCGTTAATATATGCACAAGATGATTCTTTACACTTAGTGATCGATCCTCAGGGGCACTCATCTGTTGTTAGAAGGGTTATTTTCTCTAGCGATAATCATAAAGTGTATTCAGTATCTGAAGATAAGACTCTACGTGTGTGGGATGTGGCTACCGGAACACTTGAAGCAACTTTTTGGGGAGACCATAATAATGGAAAAGAAGGAAGATATAATGCTTTGGCAATATCTCCTGATAATAAATTATTAGCGGTAGGTGGCTATTTGCCTCAGAATGAAATTCGAATTATTAACCTAAGTACTGGGAAACAAATCGCGTCACTTTTAGGTCATGAGAACATTATCTCTGATCTAGAGTTTTCTTCTGATGGAGAATATTTGGCATCATCAAGTGCTGATAAGACGGTGAGAATCTGGTATATCCCTTTTTTAGATAATGATGTCTTTGAAGAAGAGCCATTCGAAAACTTTAGATTACAAGAACATACTAATACGGTATACAATTTAGATTTTTCAGAGGATGGAACTCGTTTAGTGACTTGTTCTTTCGATGGTACTGTAAGAATGTATTCTTTGTCTGTGGGTATGAAGAGTGCTACCATTATGAAAGTTTGGGAAACGGATGATCGTTTTACCAACGTAGACATCTCTTTAGATAATAAATATGTTGTAGCAGGAAATTCAAAAGGGAAGGTTTTTGTTTGGAATACAAACGGCACTGAAGTAGCTACACTAATTGACCCTGAAGGGTTTATTACCAGTCTAAATTTTTCTGATGATTCTGAAAAGTTGCTACTTACAGATGCCAAAGGGAATTTATTTTTCTATGATACTGAGGCTTGGCTTAAAGACGAACAGTTGTCTTCTGATAAGGGAGTCTTCTTTTATGCAGATTTTGCCAAAGGAAACAAAAATTACTGTGTAGCATCAAACGGGTCCAATGGTAATATTGAGATCTGGGATATACCTAATCAGAAAATTATTAGATCCTTTGAAGGACAAGGTGTAACCGTGAATCAGCTTAGTAAAATAAGTGATGAAAGTATTGCTTTTGCTTCCTTAAAAGACGTAGAGTTAAATTTTAATTTCTCAGATGTCGATCTTAAATATCCCCAAGCCAAAAATGAAGTTGAAGGTTTATCTATTTCAAAGGATGGACAAATGCTTAATAAAACGGGTAGCTTTCAACTTGATTATAATGGGGTAGTCATCAAAAATGATAGAAATAGAGATAAAGACATAAGAGCTTTTGGCTTTTTAGGTGATAAGATAGTGGTTGGTAGTGGTGCTTCATTAAAAGCATATCAACTAGATGGACAACTTTCTCATACTTTTGAAGGACATTCTGGGAGTATTAAGGAATTAACTTCATTAAAAAATGGACGTTACCTTGTCTCTTCTAGTGATGATCAGACTATAAAAATATGGAACATTGAATCAGGGGAATTACTGCTTACTCTATTCTTATCTAAATCTAACGAATGGGTGGTTTGGTCACCTAAAGGATACTATCATGCTTCTGCTGGTGGAGAGCAATACATTGGTTGGTTAATTAATTCTGGTTTAGGGGAATTAGGAGAGTTCCATAAAGTAAACTTTGCATCAAAAGAATTTCACAGAAAAGATATTATCCAGCAGATATTTAAAAAAGGTAGCTTTCAAGAAGTTGAGAATGCCTTTAATTTATCATCAGTTGATATCAAAGATCTAGCAGAGAATAGACCTCAAATTCATTGGGTTTCCCCAGAAATGTTTACAGTAGCAGACAATAACACCGTAAATATTCAGGCTAAAGTGGTTTCTCAACTTCCTGTCAAAACTTTTAAATTATTAGTGGATGGCAGACCATTAGAAATAGGGAAAGGACTAGTGGAAGTATCTCAAGATAGTGGCTATGTTTACGAAATAAATGAGAGCATTGAAGTCAAAAAACATCAAACATCGCTTCAGTTATTTGTTGAAAATGAAGAAGTAAATATCATTTCTTCTCCTAGAAAAATAAGTAAGCTTTCAGATCAGAATATGGATATTGGTTTTGACTTAAAAGAGCTTACAGAGCGCTCTTTAACATTAGATAAATCCAACATTTATTTATTGTCTATTGGAATATCCAACTATCAAATGAGTTCTATTGATCTAGGATACGCTGATAAAGATGCTACATCAATTGCCGACTTATATGCTTCTCAGAACCGAAGTAAAGTGTTTAATGAAGTGAAAATCAAAAAGATTATCAATGAAGAGGCGAATAAGAAGTCTATTATTGGCGGGTTTGATTGGTTAAAACAAGGAGTCGGTGAAAATGATTTAGCTATCGTCTTTATTGCGGCACATGGAGTAAATTATAAAGGAGACTTCTATATTATCCCTCATGATTTTTCTATGAACCAAATTCAAGAGACTGCTTTGAAATGGGATGAATTTGCGGATGTTTTATCTAAATTGCCATCACAGGTGCTACTTTATGTGGATGCCTGTAATAGTGGACAATTAGGAAGTAATTTCAGCTCAACAAATAATACTGAAGATATTAGAAAATTATCTTCTGATGAAAATGGCGTAGTTATTATGTCTGGATCAACAGGTTCGGAAACTTCCTTAGAAAGTGAGCAATGGGGGCATGGAGCCTTCACTGCAGCAATTTTAGAGGGTTTAGGTCAAGGAAAAGCGGATTACTCTGGTGATCAGATTATTACATTAAGGGAGTTAGACCTGTTTGTTGCTATGAAAGTCAAGGAATTAACGGAGAATAAACAACACCCGACGACTCAAAAACCAAGTACGATCAGTACTATGAATGTTGGGGAGTTTATCACTAAATAAGGTTAGAAGCTGACACTAATACCTGGTCCAATCATCCAGAACCATGTCTCTGCTTTTAGAAAATATCCAAACCCAATGTAAAGGGGTAGAGATAGTTTTCTTCCAGGACGTTGAAGAGGGTGGACTGAACCTAAGGCAACAATTCCTAAATCTCTGTCAATATCTTCATTATCACTAAGGTTGAAGGCGTTCAAAGCAATTGAACCTACACCAAATCTATAGGGTCTTACTCTACCAATAGTACCAGGCTTAAAGAATTTAAACTGTGCAATTGCTGAAATAGAGATACCACTGATACCTGATGAAATATCATCTTCATTGGCCTTTTTTACAAGTAGACCCGCAGGGAAAGATAAATCAATATCAAATTGAGATTTTCTAGAAGCGTAAATCTCAATTTTCTTTTTATATACTTGGTCTGAGTATTTTTCTTTCTGATGAGAAATGTAAATTTCTAATTTGGTCCAATCCTCAAAACGGTGTGTTTTTATTCCCAAGTATTTATTAAGTGTGACTAAAGGGTCTGTACAATTATTTTTTTCATAATTGTGATATCGAGGAGAGGAGACGCCAGGGCAGATGACTATATTTTCATCTTTGGCCAATTCTATTAATTGTCCTTGTGGACCGATTACTCTAACATCTAAGGTGATATACTGTTTACCATAGAGTTGCTGATCATCTATTAGATCAGGGTGAAACCTTAAAATCACATCAGTAATGGCCTTTGGGTAGAATATAGGCTTCTCAATTTGACTAACTACTTTAGGTCCGTCACCACAATCAATAGTAACAAAATCAAAGTTTCTTGGTGCCTGTTTTTCCCTTATTTTAATAGCGTAACCAGTATCTTCATTCCCGTTATAAATCTTCAATTCTTTTTGATTGATATTAATAGGAATGCTGATTTGCATGGTTTGCATCTCCATGTTTGTAGTTACTGAGTCAATGTTTCGATTTCTTAAACCTTCAAATAGGTATCGAGCATGTTGCATTTGTTTTCCTTGAAACTTAACTGCAACTGTTTCACCAGGGTATACAAATAAATTAGAGGTCCAGTTTCTACCGGGTCTAAGAATTTGAATACTTTCAATAATAGTTTTTGAAATAATATTAAAGTTAGTGATAAATTTAGGGTCATCACCGTCCTTAATGTATAGATAGCCATCTTGTAAGCTATGGTAATCATAAACTCTTAACCAACACAGTGTACGGTTGTTACTCAGGTTGTTTCTTGTGAATAACTCAGCAATTAAATGCCCGCCTTTTTCTTCTTGGTTTTCAATGCGATATGTCTTCTGTAATTCAAGCTTTCTGTTTTGTTGAATTTGTATTTCAATACCCTCTGGATTGTCTTGTGTATCTTCGAAAACGACTTCATTTCTATCTGTAGATAAGAAAGTGAGTCGAGGTTCTTTTACGATAAATCTTAGATTTAAAGGGAATGTTTCATATTGGGCTTTCCCATAAAGGAAATTTGGAGCATGTGTTTCAAAAGATATTTCAGTACTAAAAGAATTGACAAATTTTGGGAGAATGCTTAGAAATAACCGGTTCTCTTTACGATACAACCTCCAAGAAAGGTCTTTTTGTTCATGCCAAATGTTATCTACCCTAATATTTTGGATGTGATTACTAAGTACTTCATATTCCTTTTCTTCACCAATATAAAGTTCTCTGACCTCCGTACTTTTCTTATCTGATAATTCGACAACAGTATTAGTATAGGGGAGTAGTTGTTGTTCATATCGAAGCTCTTTACCATCGATAGTCCAAAAGACAATAATAATAGAAGGGCGTAGGTTCTTGCTTGAACGGGTAAATTGTAAACTAAACTTATAGGTGTC harbors:
- a CDS encoding caspase family protein; the encoded protein is MRKFLVSVLLLILSNSLIYAQDDSLHLVIDPQGHSSVVRRVIFSSDNHKVYSVSEDKTLRVWDVATGTLEATFWGDHNNGKEGRYNALAISPDNKLLAVGGYLPQNEIRIINLSTGKQIASLLGHENIISDLEFSSDGEYLASSSADKTVRIWYIPFLDNDVFEEEPFENFRLQEHTNTVYNLDFSEDGTRLVTCSFDGTVRMYSLSVGMKSATIMKVWETDDRFTNVDISLDNKYVVAGNSKGKVFVWNTNGTEVATLIDPEGFITSLNFSDDSEKLLLTDAKGNLFFYDTEAWLKDEQLSSDKGVFFYADFAKGNKNYCVASNGSNGNIEIWDIPNQKIIRSFEGQGVTVNQLSKISDESIAFASLKDVELNFNFSDVDLKYPQAKNEVEGLSISKDGQMLNKTGSFQLDYNGVVIKNDRNRDKDIRAFGFLGDKIVVGSGASLKAYQLDGQLSHTFEGHSGSIKELTSLKNGRYLVSSSDDQTIKIWNIESGELLLTLFLSKSNEWVVWSPKGYYHASAGGEQYIGWLINSGLGELGEFHKVNFASKEFHRKDIIQQIFKKGSFQEVENAFNLSSVDIKDLAENRPQIHWVSPEMFTVADNNTVNIQAKVVSQLPVKTFKLLVDGRPLEIGKGLVEVSQDSGYVYEINESIEVKKHQTSLQLFVENEEVNIISSPRKISKLSDQNMDIGFDLKELTERSLTLDKSNIYLLSIGISNYQMSSIDLGYADKDATSIADLYASQNRSKVFNEVKIKKIINEEANKKSIIGGFDWLKQGVGENDLAIVFIAAHGVNYKGDFYIIPHDFSMNQIQETALKWDEFADVLSKLPSQVLLYVDACNSGQLGSNFSSTNNTEDIRKLSSDENGVVIMSGSTGSETSLESEQWGHGAFTAAILEGLGQGKADYSGDQIITLRELDLFVAMKVKELTENKQHPTTQKPSTISTMNVGEFITK
- a CDS encoding YihY/virulence factor BrkB family protein yields the protein MKALQKKIRRYYLGRVILRALKIIGIAWKEFNYDHAYIYGASLAYYTIISLPAGLNLIYTWMSTFFDEEQIKEDMIEEIALVSGDVVAKQLESMINSLDKLEIDSTVSTAISIGTLIFTSTLSFHTLKVALNKFWKVPHERQQLKHIILDRIISFVMLLVVGAVFLFLVLLDSSLSLLSEVIRDWLPIATLDLIQVTRQLSTLIMSFILFAGIYKYIPDVNIKWEDAFVGALVTTILFQGGQYAIRYYLSNSSAAVSWGAGSPLIIVMAWTFYSVQITFFGAEVTYVYSEEYGRGIQQKMEKNEEDDEL
- a CDS encoding GNAT family N-acetyltransferase codes for the protein MNYNIIIADEKHIETIADFQVKMALETEDYKLDFETVKKGVQHVIDNQSVGRYVLVMDGDKCIASMLNLYEWSDWRCGNVLWIHSLFVIEEYRRKGIFRMMYDYVKNEVDATEELRGLRLYVEKNNDRAQTTYKAMGMTKEHYDMYEWLK